One genomic window of Medicago truncatula cultivar Jemalong A17 chromosome 1, MtrunA17r5.0-ANR, whole genome shotgun sequence includes the following:
- the LOC25482421 gene encoding bidirectional sugar transporter SWEET1 encodes MDIAHFIFGVFGNAFGLFLFLAPIITFKRIIVNKSTEKFSGVPYPMTLLNCLLSAWYGLPFVSPDNILVTIINGTGAVIEIIYVFIFIVFAPKKEKLKISGLFAFVITVFAAVVFISLFALHGNSRKVFCGFAAAIFSIIMYGSPLSIMRLVIKTKSVEFMPFFLSLFVFLCGTSWFIFGLLGRDPFIFVPNGVGSFLGTLQLILYFIYRGNKGNAKTPTTKEEAMEMGTAKPMGEGELKGDTT; translated from the exons atggATATTGCACATTTTATATTTGGAGTATTTG GAAATGCTTTTGGCCTTTTTCTCTTCTTGGCTCCAAT AATCACGTTCAAGAGGATCATTGTCAACAAATCAACTGAAAAATTCTCTGGTGTTCCTTACCCTATGACACTTCTCAACTGTCTTCTTTCTGCTTG GTATGGTTTACCATTTGTGTCACCAGACAACATACTTGTAACAATCATAAATGGAACAGGAGCAGTTATTGAAATCatatatgttttcattttcatagtGTTTGCACCTAAGAAGGAGAAGCTGAAAATAAGTGGCTTATTTGCCTTTGTAATAACAGTGTTTGCAGCTGTTGTTTTCATTTCTCTGTTTGCTTTGCATGGTAATTCAAGGAAAGTGTTTTGTGGTTTTGCTGCTGCAATATTTTCAATCATCATGTATGGTTCACCACTCTCAATTATG AGACTAGTGATCAAAACAAAGAGTGTGGAGTTCATGCCATTCTTCCTTTCACTATTTGTCTTTCTATGTGGTACCTCATGGTTCATCTTTGGCCTATTAGGACGTGacccatttattttt GTACCAAATGGAGTGGGGTCATTTTTAGGGACATTGCAACTAATATTGTATTTCATATACCGAGGCAATAAAGGGAATgcaaaaacaccaacaacaaaagaagaagcaaTGGAAATGGGCACTGCAAAACCAATGGGAGAAGGAGAACTCAAAGGGGACACGACTTAG
- the LOC25482423 gene encoding transcriptional corepressor SEUSS — protein MVPPGPPTPIGGSQSVSPSLMRSNSGMMGGQGGQASFPSLVSQRNQFNNMNNMNNMNMLGNMSNVASMMNQSFSNGIPNSGMSGMGSGQRSGMDAGAEQDPLSGVGNGMGFGNQSSSFGQSNVANPGSSGQGQGQGQQFSNPSGNQLLSDQQHSQQLDVQNFQHGQQQSAQQFSAPMNTQQHQQNQQHFQSMRGGIGGIGPVKMEPQGNNDQFGQHQLSSMRNLAQVKMEPQQLQSMRGMSAVKMEPQHNDQPFLHQQQQQQQQQQLLHMSRQTSQATAAQMNLLQQQRILQFQQQQQLLKSMPPQQRSQLPQQFQQQNMPVRSPAKPAYEPGMCARRLTHYMYQQQHRPEDNNIEFWRKFVAEYFAPNAKKKWCVSMYGSGRQTTGVFPQDIWHCEICNRKPGRGFEATAEVLPRLFKIKYESGTLEELLYVDMPREYHNSSGQIVLDYAKAIQESVFEQLRVVRDGQLRIVFSPDLKICSWEFCARRHEELIPRRLLIPQVSQLGTVAQKYQACTQNAAANQSVPELQNNCNLFVASARQLAKALEVPLVNDLGYTKRYVRCLQISEVVNSMKDLIDYSRETGTGPMDSLAKFPRRTSNSSGHHNQAQQSEDQLQQQQQHMVAPNSNGDQNSVQAAAMQVPSNNGVVSVNNNVNSASASTTTSTIVGLLHQNSMNARQQNSMNNASSPYGGSSAHIPSPGSCSTVPQAQPNSSPFHSPTPSSSNNNPQTSHPGLTSANHMGTVNSPANISMQQQQASVSGEADPSNDAQNSVQKIIHDMMMSSQMNGTGGMVGANSLGNDMKNVNGILPVNTNTGVNSGILNGGNGMMSNGGVNSNSGVGVGGYGAMGLGPSGLPNGMRPGMGNNSVMNGRGGMASIAREQAMNHQQDLSSQLLSGLGAVNGFNNLQFD, from the exons ATGGTGCCACCGGGACCGCCGACTCCGATTGGTGGTTCCCAGTCTGTTTCGCCGTCGCTTATGAGATCGAATTCAGGGATGATGGGAGGTCAAGGAGGACAAGCTTCTTTTCCGTCGTTGGTTTCACAGAGGAATCAGTTTAATAACATGAACAACATGAATAACATGAATATGTTGGGGAATATGTCTAATGTTGCTTCCATGATGAATCAATCTTTTTCAAATGGGATTCCGAACTCGGGGATGTCTGGAATGGGAAGTGGTCAGAGGAGTGGTATGGATGCTGGGGCGGAGCAGGACCCATTGTCTGGTGTTGGGAATGGAATGGGATTTGGTAATCAGTCGTCGTCGTTTGGACAATCAAATGTTGCTAACCCTGGTTCGTCTGGTCAAGGACAAGGTCAGGGTCAGCAATTTTCGAACCCTTCAGGGAATCAGTTGTTGTCCGATCAACAACATTCACAACAGCTTGACGTTCAAAATTTCCAACATGGTCAGCAGCAGTCAGCACAGCAGTTTTCGGCTCCGATGAACACTCAACAACATCAGCAGAACCAGCAGCATTTTCAATCAATGCGAGGAGGGATTGGTGGTATCGGACCTGTGAAGATGGAACCACAGGGAAACAATGATCAGTTTGGGCAGCATCAGTTGTCGTCGATGAGGAATCTTGCTCAGGTGAAAATGGAACCACAACAACTTCAATCTATGAGAGGTATGTCGGCTGTAAAAATGGAGCCCCAGCATAATGATCAGCCATTTTTGCatcaacagcagcagcaacagcaacaacaacaactcctCCATATGTCGAGGCAAACCTCTCAGGCTACTGCTGCTCAGATGAATCTTTTGCAACAACAGAGAATTTTGCAGTTCCAACAGCAGCAACAACTCTTAAAATCAATGCCTCCGCAGCAACGGTCCCAGCTACCGCAGCagtttcaacaacaaaatatgCCTGTAAGATCTCCTGCGAAACCAGCATATGAACCTGGAATGTGTGCTAGGCGGCTGACACATTACATGTATCAGCAACAACATAGACCTGAA GACAACAACATCGAATTCTGGAGGAAATTTGTTGCCGAGTATTTTGCTCCGAATGCCAAAAAGAAGTGGTGTGTTTCCATGTATGGAAGTGGAAGACAAACAACTGGAGTTTTTCCTCAG GACATATGGCACTGCGAAATATGTAATCGCAAACCTGGCCGTGGGTTTG AGGCAACTGCCGAGGTTCTTCCAAGGCTTTTCAAAATAAAGTATGAAAGCGGTACTTTAGAAGAGCTACTGTATGTTGACATGCCTCGTGAATATCATAATTCCTCTGGCCAAATTGTTCTAGATTACGCCAAAGCAATACAAGAAAGTGTTTTTGAGCAACTTCGCGTTGTTCGGGATGGTCAACTTCGAATAGTTTTCTCTCCAGATCTGAAG ATATGCTCTTGGGAATTTTGTGCTCGACGTCATGAAGAGCTCATCCCTAGAAGATTGTTAATTCCTCAG GTTAGTCAGCTTGGAACAGTTGCTCAAAAATATCAGGCATGTACACAAAATGCAGCAGCCAATCAATCTGTTCCAGAGTTACAAAATAATTGCAATCT GTTTGTTGCATCAGCCCGTCAGCTGGCAAAAGCCTTAGAAGTTCCTTTGGTTAATGATTTAGGATATACAAAGAGATATGTGCGGTGTCTACAA ATATCAGAAGTGGTAAATAGTATGAAAGACTTGATAGATTATAGCAGAGAAACAGGGACTGGACCTATGG ACAGCTTAGCCAAATTCCCTCGGAGAACAAGTAATTCATCTGGACATCATAATCAGGCGCAACAGTCTGAAGATCAATTACAGCAGCAACAACAGCATATGGTGGCCCCCAACTCAAATGGTGATCAAAACTCTGTGCAAGCTGCTGCTATGCAAGTCCCTTCTAACAATGGTGTGGTAAGTGTAAATAACAATGTCAATTCAGCATCTGCATCGACCACCACAAGCACCATTGTTGGACTTCTCCACCAGAACTCTATGAACGCTAGACAGCAAAATTCAATGAACAATGCAAGCAGTCCATATGGAGGTAGTTCAGCTCATATTCCATCCCCAGGTTCATGCAGTACAGTGCCACAGGCACAACCAAACTCGTCCCCTTTTCATTCACCAACACCGTCCTCATCTAACAACAACCCGCAAACTTCTCACCCTGGCTTAACATCTGCAAATCACATGGGTACAGTAAACTCACCAGCTAATATTTCCATGCAACAACAGCAGGCATCTGTTTCTGGTGAAGCTGACCCTAGTAATGATGCTCAGAACTCGGTCCAGAAAATAATTCACGACATGATGATGTCCTCCCAGATGAACGGAACAGGTGGAATGGTAGGTGCTAATTCTCTCGGAAATGACATGAAGAATGTAAATGGTATCCTACCGGTGAATACTAATACTGGCGTGAACAGTGGCATCCTCAACGGTGGCAATGGCATGATGAGTAATGGAGGTGTGAACAGTAATTCTGGTGTTGGGGTTGGTGGTTATGGTGCAATGGGTCTTGGTCCATCTGGTTTACCCAATGGAATGAGGCCTGGGATGGGAAATAATTCAGTCATGAATGGAAGGGGAGGAATGGCATCGATTGCTCGGGAacaagccatgaatcatcagCAGGATTTGTCAAGCCAACTACTTAGTGGGTTAGGAGCAGTAAATGGTTTTAATAATCTCCAATTTGATTAG